From one Misgurnus anguillicaudatus chromosome 2, ASM2758022v2, whole genome shotgun sequence genomic stretch:
- the LOC129443261 gene encoding forkhead box protein L2: protein MASYHSLDDDAMALMVHDTNTVKKEEFVKDDSVQEQNAEKVDPSQKPPYSYVALIAMAIRESSEKRLTLSGIYQYIITKFPFYEKNKKGWQNSIRHNLSLNECFIKVPREGGGERKGNYWTLDPACEDMFEKGNYRRRRRMKRPFRPSVAHFQPGKSLFGGDGYGSYLSAPKYIQSGFMNNSWPLAQPPPMTYASCQMGNGNMSPIKGLSAPSYNPYSRMQAMGLPNMMNSYNGMGHHQHQAQQLSASPAAPSPVPSNSAAGLQFACSRQPSELYSYWDHEAKNSTLHSRIDI from the coding sequence ATGGCATCTTACCATAGCTTAGATGATGACGCAATGGCTCTGATGGTCCACGACACCAACACGGTGAAGAAAGAAGAATTTGTCAAAGATGACTCGGTCCAAGAGCAAAACGCGGAGAAAGTGGATCCGTCGCAGAAGCCGCCGTACTCTTATGTGGCTTTGATCGCTATGGCCATCAGAGAGAGTTCGGAGAAGAGACTGACTCTGTCCGGTATTTACCAATATATCATCACCAAATTCCCCTTCTATGAGAAAAACAAAAAGGGCTGGCAAAACAGCATTCGACACAACCTGAGTCTGAACGAATGCTTCATTAAAGTTCCCCGGGAGGGCGGCGGGGAGCGCAAGGGAAACTACTGGACCCTGGACCCGGCCTGCGAGGACATGTTCGAGAAAGGCAACTACCGGCGGCGCAGGCGGATGAAGCGGCCGTTCAGACCGTCAGTGGCTCACTTTCAACCGGGCAAGTCTCTCTTCGGTGGAGATGGATACGGCAGCTACCTCTCGGCTCCAAAATACATCCAGTCGGGCTTCATGAACAACAGCTGGCCGCTTGCGCAGCCGCCGCCGATGACCTACGCGTCCTGTCAGATGGGAAACGGCAACATGAGTCCCATTAAAGGACTGTCCGCTCCGTCGTACAACCCGTACAGCCGAATGCAAGCCATGGGCCTGCCGAACATGATGAACTCGTATAACGGCATGGGTCACCATCAGCACCAGGCGCAGCAGTTGAGCGCGTCACCGGCTGCGCCCTCACCGGTACCGTCCAACAGCGCGGCGGGTTTACAGTTTGCCTGCTCTCGGCAGCCGAGCGAGCTGTACTCGTACTGGGACCACGAGGCCAAAAACTCTACATTACATTCTCGGATTGACATCTGA